A stretch of DNA from Pyramidobacter porci:
CAAACTCATCATCCTTGGCGGCCAGGGCAAGGGCGAACGCTATGATGAACTTGCCCGAGTCGTGTGCGAAGAGACGTTTGCCGCGATTGTGATCGGTTCCGAAGCCGAAAAAATTTTTGCGGCGCTGCTGGCTGCCGGTTACAGACATGCCGTGCGGGCGAACGATATGAGCGAAGCTGTGAAGAAAGCCTCGAAACTTGCCGGCCCCGGCGATAAAGTCCTTCTTTCTCCCGCCTGCACAAGCTGGGACATGTATCATAGTTATGAAGAACGGGGAGATCATTTTGCCCAACTCGTCAGAACGCTATTCTAACCAGATAAGAGGGGCGCGGTTTTATAATCGCGACGCCGGCAGCGGGAGCGTTTTTGGACTGTGGATTGTGCCCTTGATCCTTTCCACGTTGGGCGTTGTTGTGGTCTCGTCGATGACGGGCTGGGATCTTTCTTCGCCGGGATTGAAGCAGGCGCTGTGGCTCATGGTAGCTTTGACGGGGTTTATCGTGGTGACGCAGGTGCCGCTGAGTTTCTGGTCGAAACACAGCGTTTTTTTGCTGGCCGTGGCCTTTGGGCTGCTGGCGATGACGGTTTTTTCTCCGTTGAAAGTCGTCGTCAAAGGGGCTTCCCGATGGATTCGCCTTGGTCCAGTCAACTTTCAGCCGTTGGAAGTCGTGAGCTTTGTGATGATGATTCATCTTGGCAAAGTCTATATGCGGGTGAACAGCATGTGGAAAGCGCTGATCCTTAGCGGCATCCTGTTTGCTCCTTTTGCCCTGATCATCATGAAACAACCTGACTTTGGCGGCTTGCTGCTGCTCGTGGGCATCGTCGGCGCTCTTTTCATCGAACGGTACGGCATCTTGTTGCCGCTGATTACGGGAATTGCCGTATCTCCGGTGCTATGGTACATGGCGAATTATGGATATCGCGCCGAACGGATCGAAACATGGCTCGACCCTTGGACCGATCCGCTGGGTTCCGGCTATCAGGTCATTCAGGGACTGATCGCTTTTGCCAACGGGCGAATATGGGGCATCGGTCTTGGGCGGGGCCAGCAGTTCTTGCCGGAAGTACATAACGACTTTATTTTCCCTGCTCTTGGAGAACAGTTGGGGCTTGTCGGCACGATGAGCGTTTTTCTTCTGTTTGTGTTTTGGACGCTGCGCGTCTATGCCGCATACAGAAAAGCGACGCCGGAACGGCGTATTCTCATCTGGGGATGCTGCGTCGCGGTACTGCTGCCATTTTTCATCAATCTGGGCGGCGTCATGAAACTGATCCCTCTGACAGGCATGCCTCTGCCGTTTATCAGCTACGGAGGCACCTCGCTGGTATTCATGTGGGCAAGGATCGGTCTGCTGATCAGACTGATCAAAGAACCGATAGAAGGCGCGTAGAGGAGGACGGTGACGTGACGTACAGAATCCTGCTGGCTGCCGGGGGGACCGGCGGTCATATCATCCCGTCCGTTGCTTTCGGCTTGTGGCTGCAGAAGCGGGGCGAATCTGTCATTTGGCTCTCGGGCAGCCGCCCGCTGGAAGATGAAATTTATAAGGCTCATGGCGTAGTTCCTCGAAGATTGTCTCTGGAAGGTTCTCCTTTGGGAGTGTCCGGCCTGCGTTCGCTGAAGCGCTGGAAACACCTTTTCAGTTCTTTTTTCGAGGCGCGCGCGATTTTAAAGAAAGAACGGATCGACCGTTGTGTGCTGTTTGGCGGTTATCTTTCGATGCCCGTCTTGCTGGCGGCGCGTTGCCTCCATGTTCCCGTGCTCATGCATGAACAGAATACCGTAGCGGGGAAGGTCACCCGTTTTGCGGCCAGATGCGGTATTCCTGTCGCTTGTGCCTGGGAAGAGTGCAAGGGACTGGGCACGGCAAAAAAAATTGTGACGGGGATGCCGTTGCGCGAGATCCACCTGATCGATAAAAAGGACGCCCAGAAACGGCTGCTGGGGACGCTTCTGGGCGATGACGAAAAATTGATTATTATTTTGGGCGGCTCTCTGGGGAGCGGCGGCATGAGAAAAGTGCTGCAAGATGCACAAAATATGATAAAATCAACGAGTTATAAAGTCTTGTGTATGGGAATCAAGGACGAAGACCGTCCTTTCCCCGAAGCGTTGACTCATGAAGCCTGCTGGGACATGGCGACGGTGTTTTCTGCAGCGGACATGATTATCTGCCGAGCTGGAGCTTCGACACTGGCCGAACTTCGGGCTCTGGGAATCCCGGCGCTCGTCGTGCCGTGGTTAAAAGCCGCTCGACAGCATCAGTTGAGCAACGCCCAATATTTCTCCAAATTGACGGGAGCCCCCGTCTTCTTGGAGGGCTCTTCTCAAGAACAGTTTCGTGCGGCCTTGCAGTCTGTTGCAGAGCGGCGCATGAGCTGTGAGGATTCGAGCGCAGGCGCGGTAAAACTTTATGAAGCCTTGCGCAGCCTCACAGTTTGAAAGGGGAATCCCACGTGAGTCGAAAAAAAATAGATCTGGGCAGTATCAAGAACATCCACCTTATGGGTGTTGGCGGAGCGGGGATGAGCGGGCTGGCACTGCTTTTCCACGAGTTGGGCTTCAATGTCAGCGGTTGCGATATGGGGCGCACGGCTTACGTCGAAAAGCTGGAGAAAGCCGGCGTAAAAATCCTTTACGGACACGACGTGCGCCATTTGGATGAGTGCGGAGTCGATTTGCTGGCGTACAGCAGCGCTATCCCCGCGTCCAATCCCGAGCTGGCCGAGGCGCGCAGGAAAGAGATTCCTGTGATGCAGCGGGCCGAGCTGCTGAGTCTGCTCTTCGACTCCAAGAACGGCATCGGCGTGGCCGGAACACACGGCAAAACGACGACGACTTCGCTAATCAGCTATATTCTTGAGCAAGCCGACATGCAGCCCACCATTGCGGTCGGAGGAGAACTGTGCGACATCGGATGCAACGCCAAGCTCGGCATGGGTGAGTATATGGTCGCCGAGCTTGACGAAAGCGACGAGTCTTTTGAGTATTTTCACCCTCTTTACTCCGTCGTGACCAACGTCGATTGGGATCACGTGAATCATTATCCCGATCTTCAGGCCGTCATCGATGCCTTTGGTCGTTTTCTTTGCAACACCAAGGAAGGCGGTAAACTCTTCCTATGTGGAGAGGATGCCGGAGTTAAAAAGGTGATCGAAGCGCTTCCGGACGATTTGAAGAATCGCGTGCATCTTTTTGGGCGCGACCCTTCGTTCGATTTTTACGCCGCGGACATCCAGTATCACTGCGGCGGCGGTTTGAATTACAGTTTCTATGCGAAAGGCCGGAAGATGGGAACCATTGAGCTGGTGATTTCCGGCGAACATAATGTTCTCGATTCTCTGGCGGCATGTGGCGTCGCTCATGAACTGGGAGTTTCCTTCGACATCGTTCAAAAGGCCATGAGAATGTTTCATGGGGCGAAGCGGCGTCTCCAGCTGCGCGCCATGTGTCCGGACAATATCTTGGTATACGACGATTATGGACACCATCCCCGCGAGATCGAGGCGACGCTGAACGCGGTCCGGCTTATGTACCCTGACCGTCGAATCCTGTTGATATTTCAGCCTCATCGCTACACGCGGACCCAGGCTCTTTTCGATCGTTTCGCGGAAGTGCTGGCCAGCGTGCCTCAGGTCGTGCTGCTGCCGATCTATGCGGCGGACGAGCAACCGATTCCCGGCGTGTCGTCCGAACTGATCGGCGCCACAGTGGCCAAACGTGGCGGCAACTGCGTTCTCGCTCAGAATAAAGTTGAAGCAGCGGGAAGAGTCATGTCGCTGGTTCGTCCCGGCGACTTGATTCTGACTGAAGGGGCGGGCGATGTCTGTGTGATTGGAGATCTGGTCATTCAAGAGTTGAACAGGAGTTTTGCGTCAGCTCTTTGACATCTTAATTTTTGTGGGGGCGGGCAATGCGGAAAAGATTGCGGTGGTGCATATACTCTTTTTTAACGGGATCTTTTCTGTGCCTGAACGATCGTTTTCAACCCTTTCGCCTGAAGTCGTTGCAGGTTGAGAATTTTTCGGCCGAATTCGAGATGAATCTGCGCGATTGGAGCGAGTCATTCCTGAATTTTCATCCGGCATGGCTTCTGGCGAAAAGCGAGCTCAAAAGCTATGAACGGCAGTACCCCTTTGCGATAGAAACGCAATGGAGCCCTTTTCGCGGCGCCCTGAAACTGACCGCGGTCCCTTTTGTCCCGGTCATGAAAATCGTCTGGCAGCATGCCGAGTATCTTATCGCGCAGGACGGTGCGGCATGGCGCCGCGATTTATGGGACAAGGTGCTGACCGCGGAAATTCCGCAGCTCCCTGAACTTCGGGTAGGAAATACGTTCCCCTTGCTCGAGGATCTAGGACTCAACGGAGTTACTCATTTGACGGTTCCGTATCAATGGCTTGATTCACTGCAGCAGACCCTGCTTTCCCAGAAGGACCTGAAAGTTTCCGACGTTGAACTGCTCCGCCGCGGCGGAGAGGATGTGATCGCCTGTGTTTTTGAAAACATAAGGACAAAAAGCCGGTCGTCTTTTATTGGAAAAGTGTCTCGTCTTGAAAAAAGTCTCATCGTCGTGAGAGAATTGACTGGCGCGAAACCAGGACAAAAAACGTCGATAGATGCGACGTACGAAGATAAAATAATTATTAAGAAAGATAGTGTCATCCCTGAATGACGTTTAAGGGTAAAGGAGAGAGAATTCATGGGCAGAGATTCTGACATCCTGGTGGGACTTGATCTCGGTACGAAGAAAATAGCCGTGGCAGTTGCCGAACGAGCGCCGGAAAATCCCGATAAAGCTCAGATCATAGGCATAGGACAGGCGCCTTCTCGAGGTCTGCGCAAAGGCATGATCGTCAATCTCGATCAGGCGGTCAGTTCGGTCTCCGACGCTATCGCCGATGCCGAGTCTATGCTCAGCGGTATAAAGATCAGCCGCGCTGTGGTCGCTTTCAGCGGTATCGACGTAAAATGCCACGTGCTGAAGGGGAAAATTTCCCTGGGGCGTTCACCGCGCCAGATCATGGCCGAAGACATCGAACGGGTCATCGAGACGGCGCTGAGCGAGCTTCAGCTGCCGCCGAGCAGTTGCTGCCTCCATTCAATTCCCATTAAATATGCTCTCGACGGAAACAGCGGGATCGACAACCCTTTGGAGATGACGGGCATCCGTCTGGAGGTCGAACTGACGGCGCTCGTAATCCCTACTACTGTAGCGCAAAATGTGGTAAACTGTGTAGAAAAAGCGGGAGTCTCTGTCGTTGGCCTTGTTCTGAAACCTGTCGCCGAAGCTTTGGGAACGCTGAGCGCCGACGAGCGGGCGATGGGCGCCTCCCTTGTGGCGATTGGCGGCGGAACGACGAGCGTGTCGATCTTTTCCGAAGGACATATGGTTCACGCCGCGGAAATTCCCGTTGGCGGCGATCATATTACCAACGACATTTCCTGCGTCATGAAAATTCCCTTTGCGATTGCGGAAGAGCTGAAAAAAGATATCGACGTGGATCCGAAGGCGGAAACGGATGGATCGCTGACGGTGGAACACCGCGGCCGGAAGCGTGAACTCGGCAAGGAGGAAGTGGGGGAGATCATTGCGAGCCGTCTGGACGAGCTTTTTGCTGACAGCGTTGTTCCCAGCCTCAAGGCTATCCAAAAGGCGGGTCTTCCCACTGACGTGATTCTGACGGGCGGCGTCGTGATGACCAAAGGTATCGTTCCGTTTGCCGATTCTTATTTGGGAACATCCGTGCGAGTCGGCGTGCCCGTGCTTCGGGAGGAGATGCAGCGAGGACGCAATGACTGCCGTTACAGTGCCGTATCGGGGATCGTCGTATATCTGATGGAAAGAAGAAAGAATCCCTTTGCATACGTGGAAGCGCCTATGTCGATTTTCAAAAACATTGCCCCCGGCAAATCTTCTAAGAGAATGAAAGGTGCGAGAAGACCTTCTCAGTCGCCCCTTAAATCCTTTGCCCGCAATGCGAAAGAACTTTTCAGAGAATTATTCTAAGGAGGACCGGTTCCATGGACGACAGCGAGATCTTCTCGATCACCAACGATGCACCCCTTGAGGATGACGATATCAGCACCTTAGTTCCTCGAGAAGTTATCAAGGTTATAGGTGTCGGCGGCGCCGGCGGCAACGCACTGAATACGATCATTCGCAGCGGCATCGACGACGTGGATTTTATTGCCGGCAACACCGACGTTGCGGCGCTGCGGCTTTCGGAGGCCTCGTCGAAACTGATCCTGGGGCGCAATCTGACCAAAGGGCGGGGCGCCGGTGCGAATCCCAGCGTGGGACAAGACGCGGCTCAGGAGTCTGAGGAGGAAATCACGAACCTTCTCGAAGGGGCCGACATGGTCTTCATCACCGCCGGTATGGGCGGTGGCACTGGTACAGGCGCGGCTCCCGTGATCGCCGGCATCGCCAAGGAAAAGGTCGGCGCGCTGGTCGTCGCGATCGTAACGTATCCTTTCAGCTGGGAGGGACCGAAGCGCATTCGGCAGGCGACCGAGGGCATCAGCAGACTGCGCGAGAAAGTCGACGCTCTGGTCATCGTGCACAACGACCGCATCATTGAGCTCTCCGATAAATCGACGACGTGGCAGGAAGCCTTCAAGATGAGCGATGAAGTCCTTCGGCAGGCCGTCGCCGGCGTGACGGGCGTCATTCGCAAGATCATGCAGGTCAACGTGGATTTTGCGGACGTGTGCACGATCATGCGCGACGCGGGGACGGCGATCATGGGAGTCGGCGAAGCCAAGGGCGATGGCCGCGTGCTCGCGGCGGCCCGCGCGGCGATGAACGGGCCGCTGATGACGTCGCCGATGAACGGTGCTTCCTCCGTACTGTACTGTATCGAGTCCGGCGAAGACCTGAGCATTCTCGAGATGAACGAAGCGGCGAAGTTGATCTCCGCTTCCGCCCGCGAGGACGCGAACATCATCTGGGGACAGGGCATTGATCCCTCGATGGGCGATACCGTGCGCTTTACCTTGATCGCTACGGGATTCAAGGACATCCTTGCCGATAAGAACGACACCAAGGCGCAGGCCGGGGCAGATTCCGCCGGCTTGTTCGAGAAACAGAACCTGACGCCCAGCGACGTGGTTTCGGAAGAGCCTCACAGTATTTTTGAAGGGCTTGGCTCTGGACTTGATATCCCGACGACTTATAGACGCCGCAAAAAGTAACGAGGATTTTCGGACGGGGACAAGTCTGCTTGTCTCCGTTGTTGTTTATGTTACGATTCTATGAAACTGAGGTGATTTTTATGGCGGCCAGATCAACAAGCCGTTTTAAACAAAAACCGGCTGTCCCGTTTGGCGACTTTATGCTGCCGATTCTTGGCGTTGTCGCATTAGGCATTGTGGTGGTCGGAGTTCGCCTTCTTTGGGCTCCTAACCCTCCGAAGCCAACCGTTATCACACAGCCGCGCCCGATTGCCCAACACCAGAGCGCCAAGAGAGACGGCGTGGTGACGAAAAAAGAGAAAATTGACAATGTGATCATCGCTCAACCCGTACAGCGTAAAAGCGACGGCCGCTCCCAGACCGAAGACCGCCCGGCCACGACAAGCGGCGAGGGTGGTGACAATGCGTCGGCGAAAAGCCCGTCGCAACCACGTGCTGCTCGTGTCGATCCCAAGAAAGGCGAGGCTGCGCCAGGGGAAAATCGCGTCGTTGTCCGCGGCGGCAGCATCGACAAGAGCCTGTTCATTATCCAGTGCGGTTCTTACACCGACCGCGCGGCGGCGAATGCCGTCGTTTCGTCGCTTCAGAAGA
This window harbors:
- a CDS encoding FtsW/RodA/SpoVE family cell cycle protein — encoded protein: MPLILSTLGVVVVSSMTGWDLSSPGLKQALWLMVALTGFIVVTQVPLSFWSKHSVFLLAVAFGLLAMTVFSPLKVVVKGASRWIRLGPVNFQPLEVVSFVMMIHLGKVYMRVNSMWKALILSGILFAPFALIIMKQPDFGGLLLLVGIVGALFIERYGILLPLITGIAVSPVLWYMANYGYRAERIETWLDPWTDPLGSGYQVIQGLIAFANGRIWGIGLGRGQQFLPEVHNDFIFPALGEQLGLVGTMSVFLLFVFWTLRVYAAYRKATPERRILIWGCCVAVLLPFFINLGGVMKLIPLTGMPLPFISYGGTSLVFMWARIGLLIRLIKEPIEGA
- a CDS encoding UDP-N-acetylglucosamine--N-acetylmuramyl-(pentapeptide) pyrophosphoryl-undecaprenol N-acetylglucosamine transferase, which produces MTYRILLAAGGTGGHIIPSVAFGLWLQKRGESVIWLSGSRPLEDEIYKAHGVVPRRLSLEGSPLGVSGLRSLKRWKHLFSSFFEARAILKKERIDRCVLFGGYLSMPVLLAARCLHVPVLMHEQNTVAGKVTRFAARCGIPVACAWEECKGLGTAKKIVTGMPLREIHLIDKKDAQKRLLGTLLGDDEKLIIILGGSLGSGGMRKVLQDAQNMIKSTSYKVLCMGIKDEDRPFPEALTHEACWDMATVFSAADMIICRAGASTLAELRALGIPALVVPWLKAARQHQLSNAQYFSKLTGAPVFLEGSSQEQFRAALQSVAERRMSCEDSSAGAVKLYEALRSLTV
- the murC gene encoding UDP-N-acetylmuramate--L-alanine ligase gives rise to the protein MSRKKIDLGSIKNIHLMGVGGAGMSGLALLFHELGFNVSGCDMGRTAYVEKLEKAGVKILYGHDVRHLDECGVDLLAYSSAIPASNPELAEARRKEIPVMQRAELLSLLFDSKNGIGVAGTHGKTTTTSLISYILEQADMQPTIAVGGELCDIGCNAKLGMGEYMVAELDESDESFEYFHPLYSVVTNVDWDHVNHYPDLQAVIDAFGRFLCNTKEGGKLFLCGEDAGVKKVIEALPDDLKNRVHLFGRDPSFDFYAADIQYHCGGGLNYSFYAKGRKMGTIELVISGEHNVLDSLAACGVAHELGVSFDIVQKAMRMFHGAKRRLQLRAMCPDNILVYDDYGHHPREIEATLNAVRLMYPDRRILLIFQPHRYTRTQALFDRFAEVLASVPQVVLLPIYAADEQPIPGVSSELIGATVAKRGGNCVLAQNKVEAAGRVMSLVRPGDLILTEGAGDVCVIGDLVIQELNRSFASAL
- the ftsA gene encoding cell division protein FtsA gives rise to the protein MGRDSDILVGLDLGTKKIAVAVAERAPENPDKAQIIGIGQAPSRGLRKGMIVNLDQAVSSVSDAIADAESMLSGIKISRAVVAFSGIDVKCHVLKGKISLGRSPRQIMAEDIERVIETALSELQLPPSSCCLHSIPIKYALDGNSGIDNPLEMTGIRLEVELTALVIPTTVAQNVVNCVEKAGVSVVGLVLKPVAEALGTLSADERAMGASLVAIGGGTTSVSIFSEGHMVHAAEIPVGGDHITNDISCVMKIPFAIAEELKKDIDVDPKAETDGSLTVEHRGRKRELGKEEVGEIIASRLDELFADSVVPSLKAIQKAGLPTDVILTGGVVMTKGIVPFADSYLGTSVRVGVPVLREEMQRGRNDCRYSAVSGIVVYLMERRKNPFAYVEAPMSIFKNIAPGKSSKRMKGARRPSQSPLKSFARNAKELFRELF
- the ftsZ gene encoding cell division protein FtsZ, encoding MDDSEIFSITNDAPLEDDDISTLVPREVIKVIGVGGAGGNALNTIIRSGIDDVDFIAGNTDVAALRLSEASSKLILGRNLTKGRGAGANPSVGQDAAQESEEEITNLLEGADMVFITAGMGGGTGTGAAPVIAGIAKEKVGALVVAIVTYPFSWEGPKRIRQATEGISRLREKVDALVIVHNDRIIELSDKSTTWQEAFKMSDEVLRQAVAGVTGVIRKIMQVNVDFADVCTIMRDAGTAIMGVGEAKGDGRVLAAARAAMNGPLMTSPMNGASSVLYCIESGEDLSILEMNEAAKLISASAREDANIIWGQGIDPSMGDTVRFTLIATGFKDILADKNDTKAQAGADSAGLFEKQNLTPSDVVSEEPHSIFEGLGSGLDIPTTYRRRKK
- a CDS encoding SPOR domain-containing protein, with translation MSPLLFMLRFYETEVIFMAARSTSRFKQKPAVPFGDFMLPILGVVALGIVVVGVRLLWAPNPPKPTVITQPRPIAQHQSAKRDGVVTKKEKIDNVIIAQPVQRKSDGRSQTEDRPATTSGEGGDNASAKSPSQPRAARVDPKKGEAAPGENRVVVRGGSIDKSLFIIQCGSYTDRAAANAVVSSLQKMGHSAVVRQAEVRGKNYYRVIVAGGRDRAVADEIAKDIKAAGHPVLVRQNQ